A window of Chloroflexota bacterium genomic DNA:
GGCAACCCCCGGCGTAGCGACAACCCCTGCCGAAGACGAGCCTGAGGTGAGTTTCAAACAGGCCATGCGCAGCCGCTCATTCTGGTTCCTGGCCTTGGGCTTCGCCTGCATCCAGCTCAGCATCACCCCCGTCCTGTCCCTCTCCTTCGCCGCGCTGGAAGATAAGGGCTATTCGCGCAACGTCATCGGCTGGGTGATCGTCGCCTTCACCCTAGTGAGCGTCTGCGCCCGCTTCTTCATCGGCTGGCTGGCCGATCGCGCGAACAAGCGGTACATCTACACCGTTTGCGCCGTCCTGCAGATCACTGGCCTCTTCTGCTTCGTCGCCATCGGCAGCGCCTGGACCCTTGTCCCCTTCATCATCACCTTCGGCGCGGGCTATGGCGGCACCCTGCCGCTCCGCCCGGCCATGCAGGCCGATTACTTCGGGAGGAAGAGCTTCGGCGCCATCAACGGCATGATCCTCACGGTGCTCAGCCCCGCCGCCGTCGCCTCCCCGGCCATCGTCGGCCTTCTGCATAACGCCACGGATAGCTACGCGCCGGGCTTCATCCTCCTCGCCGGCGTCAGCGGCTTGGGCATCCCCCTCATCCTGCTCTCCAAGCCCAAGAAGACGCAGAAGGCCTCCCAAGCGATGGCATAGGCTATACTCACGCCAGCCTGCCTAGGGAGACGCCGATGAAGACCAAGGCCGCCGTCCTCTACCAGCCGCGCACGCCGCTCAAGATTGAGGATGTGGAGCTTGGCCCGGTGAAGGATGAGGATGTGCTGGTGCGCATCGTCGCCTCAGGCGTCTGCCACAGCGACCTGCACATCTATCACCACGGCGGAGAGCGCTGGCCGCTGCCGATGGTGCTGGGGCACGAGGCGGCGGGCATCGTGGAAGAGGTGGGCGCGATGGTGCGAAGCGTCCGCCCCGGCGACCATGTGGTCATCAACCTGGCCCCCTATTGCGGCCGCTGCGACGATTGCACCACCGGCAGGATCCACCTCTGCGAGCATAAGCGCGGCCCCAACGGCTGCCTCTACGATGGCGGCACGCGGCTCGCTAAGGGCGGCAGGCGCATCTATCACTTCGCGAATACGGCCGCCTACGCCAACCACGCCATCATCCATGAGAGCAGCGCCATCGCCATCGGCAAGCACATCCCGCTGGAGAAGGCCTGCCTGGTAGGCTGCGCCCTGGCGGCGGGCGTCGGCGCGGCGATGAACTCGGCCAAGGTGGAGGCCGGGCAGAGCGTGGCCGTCTTCGGCTGCGGAGGCGTAGGCTTGAACGTCATCCAAGGGGCGCGGCTGGCGGGCGCCTCCGCCATCATCGCCGTGGACCTCCTGGAATCCAAGCTGGCCAAGGCCAGCGACTTCGGCGCGACGGAGACGGTGGACGCCTCCATGGAGGACCCGGTGCGGCGCATCCAGGAGCTGACGCGCAACCGCGGCGTGGACTATGCCTTTGAGGTCATCGGCCGGGTGGAGACGATCCAGCAGGCCTACCAGGCGATACGCGCCGGCGGCAAGTGCGTCGTGGTGGGCGTGGTCTCGGACAAGTCCGAGCTTTCCATCGCGCCGACGAGCCTTGTGCAGGATCGCACCATCATCGGCACGCGCTTCGGCTCCACGCGGGCCCCGCGCGATTTCCCGCTCTACCTGGACCTCTATATGCAGGGCCGCCTGAAGATAGACGAGCTCATCACGCGCTACGCCAGGCTTGAGGACGTCAACGAGGCGATCCGCGACCTTGAGCGCGGCACGGCGATCCGCACCGTGATGCTGATGGAGTAGCGGCAGGTCTTCTAGCGAACCTACACCCAGCCCTGGGGCAGGCTCTCCCGCCCGGTGAGGGCGAGGAGCAGCATCTCGCCCTTGTTGTGCGCCTGGGCCACATCCGCCATCAGGTGAAGGCAGACCTGCAAGGCGATAGGCGGCGCCTGCACACTCTGGCCCGTCGCCTTGGCGATATCGAGCGAGTGCACCACCAGCTCCAGGCACCGGCTCGGCAGGTAGTCTATGAGCCGCATGCCGCGCCCGCCGATGACCGTCATAGGCGCATCGTCCGGCGTCTTCTCCACCAGCGCCTGCACCCGCTTGCGCATCACTGCAATGGCCTTGGCAGGCTCATCGCCGAGCTCCTTCGCCGCATCCCGGGCGCGCTGCAGGATCTGCGCGTGAAGCGGGCTTGAGGGAGGTATCGCGGACGAAGCCGCGCTGCCGTAATAGGCGACTGCGCTCTGGAGGTTGATCGCCTTCGCGGGCGCGGCCAGGTATTGCTCCACGGTGACAAGCCCGCGCGTGGAGTGGCCAATGAGCTCGCGGACGGTCCATTCGCCCAGGCCAGGCCCTTCGAAGGAGTCCTTGGTCACACCGCCCACAACCTGCTCCAGAAAGAGGCCGCTCTGCCTATAGCCTTCACGGATCGTCTGGTTCATCGCCGCCTCCTTGCCGCGCCGTCGCCGTTGACCTGCGTCCAGCATATCGCCGGGGCAATGAAAAAAGGGCGAAGGACTCCCTCGCCCTTTTTGTCAGGCCGATAAAGGCGAGCTTAGTTCGGGTTGAGGTTGAAGACGCGGACGGCGTTGTCCACCAGCACTTGTTGGCGCTCGGCGGGCGTCCAGTCTTTCATACACCGTGCGATGTAGTCCTGGGATGCGGGGTAGGTGCAGGTGGGATGCGGGAAATCGGACTCCCACATGATGTTGTTCATGCCGATGACATGCCGCTGCTGCGCGCCATTGACCTCGAACCAGAAGTTCACATAGAACTGGCGGTGGAAGATCGCGCTCGGCAGGATGTTCATCCCCTCCTGCCAGAGCTTCTGCCGCTCGTACTGGTGGTCGGCCACTTCCAGCAAGTAGGGCACCCAGCCCATGCCGCTCTCCGATGAGACGATCTTCAGCTTGGGAAAGCGGATGGGGATGCCGGAATAGAGCATGGTGCTCATCACGTCCGTGTTCGCGGAGATGGTGCGCGTGGAGCTCGTCGCCAGGCGGAACATGGGGCTCAGGCCCTCCCAGTTGGGATTGGGGCCGTAGCCCTGGCTGCCGCCGGAGCCGATGTGGAGGTTCACGGAGAGCCCTGCCTCTTGACAGAGGGCCCAGAGCGGGTCCCAGTAGGGGTCGCAGATATGCTTGTACTTCCACTGCTGCGGCATGGCAAAGCTGATGCCCTTGATGCCCATCTTGAGCGTCCGGTGTACCTCCGCCACCGCCTCGTTCACGTCCCACAGCGGCACGATGGCCAGGGTGATGAAGCGGCCGGGGAAGGGCCTAGCGTACTCCTCGATCTGGAAATCGTTGAAGGCGCGGATGCACTCCAGGTTGAAGTCCATGGGCCACCCCGGGTCCTGGAACGTGTTCCCCGCGATGCCGGCGATATTGCCGAAGAAGGTGTGGACATCCACGCCGTCCTGCTCCATCGCCTTGACCCGCTCGGCTGGGACGTAGGCGATCTTGGGCACGTCCTCCCATCTGGAGGGAGGCTTGGTGCGGTCCGGCATGGCGCCGTGGACGGAGCCCAGGGTGCCCATGAAGCGCGGCGCGCCGTAGATGTTCCATGTGTCGTTGCCGTTGGGCAGGCGGACAAGCTGGGGGATATTGCCCCCCCACTTCTTGGCGGACATGCGAGAGGTCCAGGTGTCCGGCGCCTCTTGCAGATGGTCGTCCGTGGAGATGACCTTGTACTTCATCGCACACCCTCCTGTGCCATATTTCCTGCCGCGTCTCCTGCGCCGATTGTATTGCCGCATCCGGAGGCGGTCAACAGATAGGGCGCACGCTATTGCGCGATACTTCCTTGCGCCGCAAACCTGGCCCCTGGTATAGTGCGTGCCTGTTCCCACTCTACCAAACTGCATACGCTCGCCTAGGAGCCACCGATGGACCTGCGATTCACCCCCCAAGAAGAGGCCTTCCGCACGGAGGTCCGCACCTTCATCAAGAAGGAGATGCCCCCGGCGATCGCCGATGCCATGACGATCCAGGAGGGCAGCGACCCTGATATCTGGGCGCAGGTGCGCGCCCTGCGAAAGAAGCTTGCCGCCAAGGGCTGGATCGGGATGTCTTGGCCTAAGGAATACGGCGGCATGGGCGCCTCGCTCGTCATGCAGGCCATCTTCAAGGAAGAGATGGCCTACTGGCGCTGCCCCGGCATAGACCCCCAGGCCTACCAGCTCGGCCCCGCCATCATCATCCACGGCTCGGAGGCGCAAAAGAAGAAGTTCCTGGGCGCCACCCTGCGGGCGGAGATCACCTGGTGCCAGGGCTTCTCCGAGCCCAACGCCGGGTCAGACCTGGCCAACCTCCAGACCCGCGCGGTGAAGGACGGCGACGACTTCCTTATCAGCGGCCAGAAGATCTGGACCTCCTACGCCCACGTGGCCGATACCATCCACCTGCTGGCCCGCACTGACCCTGAAGCGCCCAAGCATCGCGGCATCTCCTACTTCCTCTTCCCCATGAATATCAAGGGCATCACTGTGAAGCCCATCCGCCAGATGGACAACGGCCACGGCTTCAACGAGGTCTACTTCGATAACGTGCGTGTGCCTAAGGATGCCCTCTTCGGCGAGCTGAACCGAGGCTGGTACGTCGCGACAACGACCCTGGACTTCGAGCGCTCCAACATCGCCGGCTCCGCAGGAGCGCGCCGCAACCTGGACGACCTCATCGAGTTTTGCAAGACGAACCCCGTGGGCAAGCGCGCTCTGACGAATCCCATCATGCGCAACCGCGCCGCCGATCTGGCCATCAAGATCGAAGTGGCGCGCATGATGGCCTACAAAGTCCTCTCCATGCAGAGCGCCGGGAAGGTGCCGAACATGGAAGCCTCCGTCGCCAAGCTCTTCTCCTCAGATCTCGGCGCCGAGGTCCAGTGGTTCGCCATCGAACTCCTGGGCATGCTGGGCTCCCTAGATACCGGAAGCAAGTACGTGCCCCTTAACGGCCAGGCCTGCCGAGGCTACCTGCGCACAGGCTGCAAGGTGGGCGGCGGCTCCCCGGAGATCCAGCGCAACGTCATCGCTCAGCGCGGCCTGGGCCTGCCCCGGTAATCGCCTAGAACGCAGCGCCCAATACCGTGAGGAACAAAAGCCCGCAAGGGTCGTCGCCTGCCGCGCAGCCGGATGCCATCTTTGCCGGAGCGGCCTCCGTTTTCCACGGCCTGCCTCGCAGGCAGCTCATCGGCGTCATCATCGGTGTGATGGCCGGCCTCCTGCTCGCCTCCCTGGACCAGACCATCGTCTCCACGGCCCTGCCGCGCATCGTCTCCGATCTCGGCGGCCTGGACCACCTGCCCTGGGTCGCCACCGCCTATATGCTCACCAGCACGGCGGGCATCCCCATCTGGGGCAAGCTCTCCGACCTCTACGGCCGCCGCGGCTTCTTCATCTTCGGCATGGTCGTCTTCATCGGCGGCTCCGCCCTCTGCGGCGCGGCGCAGAACATGGCCTGGCTTATCGTCTGCCGGGGCATCCAGGGCATCGGCGGCGGCATGATGTTCTCCCTCTCCTTCGCCATCATCAGCGACCTCTTTCCCCCGGCCCAGCGGGCCAAGTGGCAGGGCGTCTTCGGCAGCGTCTTCGCCATCGCCAGCGCAATCGGTCCTTTCGCCGGCGGCATTCT
This region includes:
- a CDS encoding MFS transporter — encoded protein: MTKRRPFSNVFYGWWITWAFFVILTYSAGTFVYGTPAIVNPVREDLGWSVGAVALAFSLQRLQNGLLAPVVGQIVDRYGARGPIFFGTVLMSSSFIVLGFTSSLWMFYIGFLMGSVGLSFQSPSVGFSTVTHWFKRKRAQALSIVVAGGGFAGILVPAVAFLIDNLGWRHALFVMAGGFWIFSLPILLIIKPRPEPYGYQVDGGPPPQATPGVATTPAEDEPEVSFKQAMRSRSFWFLALGFACIQLSITPVLSLSFAALEDKGYSRNVIGWVIVAFTLVSVCARFFIGWLADRANKRYIYTVCAVLQITGLFCFVAIGSAWTLVPFIITFGAGYGGTLPLRPAMQADYFGRKSFGAINGMILTVLSPAAVASPAIVGLLHNATDSYAPGFILLAGVSGLGIPLILLSKPKKTQKASQAMA
- a CDS encoding Zn-dependent alcohol dehydrogenase; this translates as MKTKAAVLYQPRTPLKIEDVELGPVKDEDVLVRIVASGVCHSDLHIYHHGGERWPLPMVLGHEAAGIVEEVGAMVRSVRPGDHVVINLAPYCGRCDDCTTGRIHLCEHKRGPNGCLYDGGTRLAKGGRRIYHFANTAAYANHAIIHESSAIAIGKHIPLEKACLVGCALAAGVGAAMNSAKVEAGQSVAVFGCGGVGLNVIQGARLAGASAIIAVDLLESKLAKASDFGATETVDASMEDPVRRIQELTRNRGVDYAFEVIGRVETIQQAYQAIRAGGKCVVVGVVSDKSELSIAPTSLVQDRTIIGTRFGSTRAPRDFPLYLDLYMQGRLKIDELITRYARLEDVNEAIRDLERGTAIRTVMLME
- a CDS encoding mycothiol maleylpyruvate isomerase, with translation MLDAGQRRRRGKEAAMNQTIREGYRQSGLFLEQVVGGVTKDSFEGPGLGEWTVRELIGHSTRGLVTVEQYLAAPAKAINLQSAVAYYGSAASSAIPPSSPLHAQILQRARDAAKELGDEPAKAIAVMRKRVQALVEKTPDDAPMTVIGGRGMRLIDYLPSRCLELVVHSLDIAKATGQSVQAPPIALQVCLHLMADVAQAHNKGEMLLLALTGRESLPQGWV
- a CDS encoding amidohydrolase, with the translated sequence MQFGRVGTGTHYTRGQVCGARKYRAIACALSVDRLRMRQYNRRRRRGRKYGTGGCAMKYKVISTDDHLQEAPDTWTSRMSAKKWGGNIPQLVRLPNGNDTWNIYGAPRFMGTLGSVHGAMPDRTKPPSRWEDVPKIAYVPAERVKAMEQDGVDVHTFFGNIAGIAGNTFQDPGWPMDFNLECIRAFNDFQIEEYARPFPGRFITLAIVPLWDVNEAVAEVHRTLKMGIKGISFAMPQQWKYKHICDPYWDPLWALCQEAGLSVNLHIGSGGSQGYGPNPNWEGLSPMFRLATSSTRTISANTDVMSTMLYSGIPIRFPKLKIVSSESGMGWVPYLLEVADHQYERQKLWQEGMNILPSAIFHRQFYVNFWFEVNGAQQRHVIGMNNIMWESDFPHPTCTYPASQDYIARCMKDWTPAERQQVLVDNAVRVFNLNPN